A region of Dermabacter vaginalis DNA encodes the following proteins:
- a CDS encoding aldo/keto reductase → MTSASDAATASPLLTLSDGRTIPQLGFGVYKTPNDEVEAAIACAFEAGYRHIDTAKLYDNEEGVGRAVRHSGLARSDLFVTTKVWNDDHGREKTRRAFEESLERLGLDYVDLYLIHWPMPMNGLAVETWEELIRLREEGLATSIGVANFPARRIDELTAATGVAPVLNQIELNPYFAQTELREANRERGVLSQAWAPLHRAKGLFDEPIIRDIAERRGATPAQVVLAWHLALGTIAIPKSVTPSRIRENFAALNVHLTSEDLEAIATLDRGEAGRTGFDPETMVRGAGYKG, encoded by the coding sequence ATGACCTCCGCGAGCGATGCCGCTACTGCAAGCCCCCTGCTCACACTGAGCGACGGCAGGACGATCCCCCAGCTCGGCTTCGGGGTGTACAAAACCCCGAACGACGAGGTCGAAGCCGCCATCGCCTGCGCGTTCGAGGCTGGCTACCGGCATATCGACACGGCGAAGCTCTACGACAACGAGGAGGGCGTGGGGCGGGCCGTGCGCCACTCGGGTCTTGCGCGTTCCGACCTCTTCGTCACGACGAAGGTGTGGAACGACGACCACGGTCGTGAGAAGACCCGCCGCGCGTTCGAGGAGAGCCTCGAGCGGCTCGGTCTCGACTACGTGGACCTCTACCTCATCCACTGGCCCATGCCCATGAATGGTCTCGCGGTCGAGACCTGGGAGGAACTCATCAGGCTCCGCGAGGAGGGCCTCGCCACCTCGATCGGCGTGGCAAACTTTCCCGCACGCCGCATCGACGAGCTCACGGCCGCGACGGGCGTTGCGCCGGTTCTCAACCAGATCGAACTCAATCCCTACTTCGCTCAAACAGAACTTCGCGAGGCCAACCGCGAACGCGGCGTGCTGAGCCAGGCGTGGGCACCGCTTCACCGAGCCAAGGGCCTCTTCGACGAGCCGATTATTCGCGACATTGCCGAGCGCCGCGGGGCGACGCCCGCGCAAGTGGTGCTCGCGTGGCACCTCGCGCTCGGCACGATCGCCATTCCGAAATCCGTGACACCGAGCCGCATTCGCGAAAACTTCGCTGCACTGAACGTTCACCTCACGTCCGAGGATCTCGAGGCGATCGCGACCCTCGATCGCGGGGAGGCCGGGCGCACCGGCTTCGACCCGGAAACGATGGTGCGGGGTGCGGGCTACAAGGGCTAA
- the nhaA gene encoding Na+/H+ antiporter NhaA, giving the protein MTSNHQSRTDTILARGTYRELTRIEKILTAETTGGLILVGATILALILANSPAADAYFSLRDMHVGFSTSWLDLDLSLAHWAADGLLAIFFFLVGLELKMELTKGDLRDPRRAFVPVAAAVGGVALPALLYTAFNAANPETLDGWAIPAATDIAFAVAVLAIVGSKLPAALRTFLLTLAIVDDLIAITIIAVFYSSDLKLHYLAFALIPLALYWLVANKAEALFKKHYSAAWFVLLPLGLIVWALFYNSGIHATIAGVALAFMIPVNPLSKYGERYSLAETFEHRFRPLSSGIAVPIFAFFSAGVAVGGLSGLTEAWTSSVALGIIVGLVAGKMLGIVGTTFLVTRLRGASLDPDIKWIDLTGVAALAGIGFTVSLLVAELSFDVSNPAHDWAKVGVLTASVLAAIAGAAILAPRNARYAKIAEREKVDANRDGIPDVFSDDSARTP; this is encoded by the coding sequence ATGACGAGCAACCATCAAAGCCGCACCGACACGATTCTCGCGCGCGGCACCTATCGCGAACTGACGCGCATCGAAAAAATTCTCACGGCCGAAACCACGGGCGGCCTCATCCTCGTAGGCGCCACCATTCTCGCGCTCATCCTCGCGAACTCCCCCGCCGCCGACGCCTACTTCTCGCTTCGCGACATGCACGTCGGCTTCTCCACGAGCTGGCTCGACCTCGACCTTTCCCTCGCGCACTGGGCAGCCGATGGCCTCCTCGCGATTTTCTTCTTCCTCGTGGGACTTGAGCTCAAGATGGAGCTCACAAAGGGGGATCTGCGCGATCCACGCCGCGCGTTTGTGCCCGTCGCGGCAGCCGTTGGTGGCGTGGCGCTCCCGGCCCTGCTGTACACGGCTTTCAACGCCGCGAACCCCGAAACTCTCGATGGTTGGGCGATCCCCGCCGCGACCGACATCGCCTTCGCCGTCGCCGTTCTCGCCATTGTTGGGTCAAAGCTTCCCGCCGCGCTGCGCACCTTCCTCCTCACCCTCGCCATCGTCGATGACCTCATCGCCATCACGATCATCGCCGTGTTCTACTCGAGCGACCTCAAGCTCCACTACCTCGCCTTCGCACTCATTCCCCTCGCCCTTTACTGGCTCGTCGCCAACAAAGCCGAGGCGCTCTTCAAGAAGCACTACAGCGCGGCCTGGTTCGTGCTGCTCCCACTCGGCCTCATCGTGTGGGCGCTCTTCTACAACTCCGGCATTCACGCCACCATCGCCGGTGTGGCCCTCGCGTTCATGATCCCCGTGAACCCCCTCTCGAAATACGGCGAGCGCTACTCGCTTGCCGAGACGTTCGAGCACCGCTTCCGCCCGCTCTCCTCGGGCATCGCCGTGCCGATCTTCGCGTTCTTCAGCGCGGGCGTCGCCGTGGGAGGCCTGAGCGGCCTCACCGAGGCGTGGACGTCGAGCGTTGCGCTCGGCATCATCGTGGGCCTCGTTGCGGGCAAGATGCTTGGCATCGTGGGAACGACGTTCCTCGTGACTCGCCTCCGCGGCGCGAGCCTCGACCCTGACATCAAGTGGATCGACCTCACGGGCGTCGCGGCGCTCGCGGGCATCGGCTTCACCGTGTCGCTTCTCGTGGCCGAGCTCAGCTTCGATGTGTCCAACCCCGCGCACGATTGGGCGAAGGTGGGCGTGCTGACCGCCTCGGTGCTCGCCGCGATCGCCGGCGCGGCCATCCTCGCACCGCGCAACGCCCGCTACGCGAAGATCGCCGAACGCGAGAAGGTCGATGCCAACCGTGACGGCATCCCCGACGTGTTCTCCGACGACTCCGCGCGCACGCCGTAA
- the nhaA gene encoding Na+/H+ antiporter NhaA encodes MNSKQASDSDLPAPKPGTPKKILEQGTFREYSRVEEILTKESAGGVALVIATILALICANSPLSDLYFSVRDAHLGFDLGWLNLNLSIAHWAADGLLAVFFFLVGLELKHEFIRGDLRDPKLALVPMLAAAGGVAVPAVIYTLVNLAGPEASHHGWAIPAATDIAFAVAVLTLIGSKLPAALRTFLLTLAVVDDLIAILIIALFYAEETNLLYLLAAVPVIAIYALVAYKAEWLFKKHYSTAWIILFPLAVITWILFYNSGVHATIAGVVLAFCVPVHARSAYGQQHSLAETLEHRLRPFSTGVAVPVFAFFSAGVAVGGFSGLFDAWTTTVALGVIIGLVCGKMIGITGTTFLVTKLTKANLDDEIKWIDLIGMSAIAGIGFTVSLLVAELSFDPTSPLVEDAKIGVLTASLLAAVVGALILLPRNNHYKKIAELESRDENKDGIPDVFSDDTSRSPQQ; translated from the coding sequence GTGAATAGCAAGCAGGCGTCGGATAGCGACCTCCCCGCACCCAAGCCGGGCACGCCCAAGAAAATCCTTGAGCAGGGAACCTTCCGCGAATACAGCCGCGTCGAAGAAATCCTCACGAAAGAATCTGCGGGTGGTGTTGCCCTCGTCATCGCGACCATCCTCGCGCTCATCTGCGCAAACTCCCCCCTTTCGGATCTGTACTTCAGTGTGCGAGACGCGCATCTCGGTTTTGATCTCGGCTGGCTCAACCTCAACCTGTCGATCGCGCACTGGGCCGCCGACGGTCTCCTCGCCGTCTTCTTCTTCCTCGTGGGCCTCGAACTCAAGCACGAATTCATTCGCGGTGACTTGCGCGACCCGAAGCTCGCGCTTGTCCCCATGCTCGCGGCCGCCGGTGGCGTGGCGGTCCCCGCGGTGATCTATACGCTCGTCAACCTCGCCGGCCCCGAAGCCTCTCACCACGGCTGGGCGATTCCCGCCGCGACCGACATTGCTTTCGCCGTGGCCGTGCTCACCCTCATCGGCTCGAAGCTGCCCGCGGCGCTGCGCACCTTCCTTCTCACGCTCGCCGTTGTGGACGACCTGATCGCGATTCTCATCATTGCGCTCTTCTACGCCGAAGAAACAAACCTGCTCTACCTCCTTGCGGCGGTGCCCGTGATCGCGATCTACGCGCTCGTGGCCTACAAGGCCGAGTGGCTTTTCAAAAAGCACTACTCGACGGCGTGGATAATTCTCTTCCCGCTCGCGGTCATCACGTGGATCCTGTTCTACAACTCGGGCGTCCACGCCACCATCGCGGGCGTTGTGCTCGCGTTCTGCGTGCCCGTCCACGCTCGCAGCGCCTACGGCCAGCAGCATTCACTCGCCGAAACCCTCGAGCACAGGCTCCGCCCGTTCTCCACGGGCGTTGCCGTTCCCGTATTCGCGTTCTTTAGCGCGGGCGTCGCCGTGGGCGGCTTCAGCGGGCTGTTCGATGCATGGACGACAACCGTGGCCCTCGGCGTCATCATCGGGCTCGTGTGCGGCAAGATGATCGGTATCACCGGCACAACCTTCCTCGTCACAAAGCTGACGAAGGCGAACCTGGACGACGAGATCAAGTGGATCGACCTCATCGGCATGTCCGCCATCGCCGGTATCGGCTTTACCGTGTCGCTCCTCGTCGCGGAGTTGAGCTTCGATCCCACGAGCCCGCTCGTGGAAGACGCGAAGATCGGTGTGCTCACCGCCTCCCTGCTCGCGGCAGTCGTGGGCGCACTCATTCTGCTGCCTCGCAATAATCACTACAAGAAGATCGCCGAGCTCGAATCGCGCGACGAGAACAAGGACGGCATCCCCGACGTGTTCTCCGACGACACCTCGCGCTCACCTCAGCAGTAG
- a CDS encoding aldo/keto reductase encodes MAYESPLTTLNDGKQIPQLGFGVFKVPNDETAAAVKAAIETGYRHIDTAAVYGNEEGVRQGIDAAGIDPKDLFITTKLWNANQGYDETMRAFDESMGKLGLEVLDLYLIHWACPSFGLYNDTWKAFIELQKQGRITSIGVSNFPAENLEDLIETSGVTPVLNQVELHPYFNQAELRVANTKYGVATEAWGPLGQGGDVLSDPALETIAKAHDASIAQVILAWHRQLGTIAIPKSVTPSRIAENWESLGLTLSGEEIEKINALSRADGRGGPDPATADFK; translated from the coding sequence ATGGCCTACGAAAGTCCACTCACGACCCTGAACGACGGGAAGCAGATCCCGCAGCTCGGCTTCGGCGTGTTCAAGGTCCCGAACGACGAGACCGCCGCTGCTGTCAAGGCCGCGATTGAGACCGGCTACCGCCACATCGATACCGCAGCCGTATACGGCAACGAGGAGGGTGTGCGCCAGGGTATTGACGCCGCGGGCATCGACCCGAAGGACCTGTTCATCACCACGAAGCTGTGGAACGCGAACCAGGGCTACGACGAGACGATGCGCGCGTTCGACGAGTCCATGGGCAAGCTTGGCCTCGAGGTGCTCGACCTGTACCTCATCCACTGGGCATGCCCGAGCTTCGGCCTCTACAACGACACGTGGAAGGCCTTTATTGAACTCCAGAAGCAGGGCCGTATCACGTCGATTGGCGTGTCGAACTTCCCCGCGGAAAACCTTGAGGATCTCATCGAAACGAGCGGCGTCACCCCGGTTCTCAACCAGGTTGAGCTTCACCCCTACTTCAACCAGGCGGAGCTGCGCGTGGCCAACACCAAGTACGGCGTTGCCACCGAGGCATGGGGCCCGCTTGGCCAGGGCGGAGACGTTCTGAGCGACCCCGCCCTCGAGACCATCGCGAAAGCCCACGACGCGAGCATCGCGCAGGTCATCCTCGCGTGGCACCGCCAGCTCGGCACGATCGCCATTCCGAAGTCGGTCACGCCTTCGCGCATCGCCGAAAACTGGGAGTCGCTTGGCCTCACGCTCAGCGGCGAGGAGATCGAGAAGATCAACGCTCTTTCGCGTGCCGATGGCCGCGGCGGCCCGGACCCGGCCACGGCGGATTTCAAGTAA
- a CDS encoding LssY C-terminal domain-containing protein: MEAYGARARAEARQPSDPLPLPEKPRVVPRPPHTKRTRFAKWKRPVPLTYPTYDHAAGHDHDRPRLEIYPRLDAVFVLLATVLSLVLAYVFLRQGLTTNPSRLINLLVFWLVFTYAALPRIHQALTAVYVPDYFMGRTRTADGLLGDPVNLAFEGSAEDIHVAMRKAGWVLAEENTLHSARRTVVAFLLRRSYPRAPVSSLFLFGRRHEFAYQQEVGGTTLRRHHIRFWRVPHKWVMPGGHRVTWLAAATYDRGVGLSRFTLQVTHKIDENTDVERNYVVDTLLHADHAIPVGVIKDYSTSYHHVNGGGDPLRTDGHLPVVDVTGAEARSTGSTAVIQPRNRATGIFYLRGRSLRPGELMQSLEREWHGAREDFLQAIRNFGDHHLPPPSIGFVGLMIALETIAVLGLWWLVWAKGSGATVADGVTRALGFERLGDAPLVPLTVLVAGQIVLFLLMLGRNRWARLGLMALLAFDSLTRISVAALEPAGAASASELLGVGLSTLALLTLTSDAARIWVHTDRIAYYAARESANDEGSSCGEDPDRA; the protein is encoded by the coding sequence ATGGAGGCTTACGGGGCGCGTGCACGCGCGGAGGCGCGGCAACCGTCGGATCCCCTCCCCCTTCCCGAAAAGCCGCGCGTGGTTCCCCGCCCGCCGCATACGAAACGCACCCGGTTTGCGAAGTGGAAGCGGCCCGTTCCCCTCACGTACCCCACGTACGACCACGCGGCGGGCCACGACCACGACCGTCCGCGCCTCGAGATTTATCCGCGACTCGATGCCGTGTTCGTGCTGCTCGCGACCGTGCTCTCCCTCGTGCTCGCGTACGTGTTTCTTCGCCAGGGCCTTACGACCAACCCGAGCCGCCTCATTAACCTGCTCGTGTTCTGGCTCGTGTTCACCTACGCCGCGCTCCCGCGCATTCACCAGGCGCTCACGGCCGTCTACGTTCCCGATTACTTCATGGGACGCACGCGCACGGCGGACGGGCTGCTCGGCGACCCCGTCAACCTCGCGTTCGAAGGCTCAGCCGAGGACATTCACGTGGCGATGCGTAAGGCCGGCTGGGTGCTCGCGGAAGAAAACACCCTGCACAGCGCCCGCCGCACCGTGGTGGCATTCCTCTTGAGGCGCTCGTATCCGAGGGCGCCCGTGAGCTCGCTCTTCCTCTTCGGCAGGCGCCATGAGTTTGCCTATCAGCAGGAGGTGGGCGGTACAACGCTCAGGCGCCATCACATTCGCTTTTGGCGCGTGCCACACAAGTGGGTCATGCCGGGCGGGCATCGCGTGACATGGCTCGCCGCCGCCACCTATGACCGTGGCGTGGGGCTTTCGCGATTCACGCTCCAGGTCACGCACAAGATCGACGAAAACACCGACGTTGAACGCAACTACGTGGTCGATACGCTTCTGCACGCCGATCACGCGATCCCCGTGGGCGTCATCAAGGACTATTCAACCTCGTACCACCACGTGAATGGCGGCGGTGACCCGCTGCGTACCGACGGCCACCTACCCGTTGTTGACGTGACGGGTGCCGAGGCCCGCTCGACCGGTTCCACCGCCGTGATCCAGCCGCGCAACCGCGCGACGGGCATCTTCTACTTGCGGGGCCGCTCGCTTCGCCCGGGCGAGCTCATGCAATCGCTCGAGCGCGAATGGCACGGCGCACGCGAGGATTTCCTCCAGGCGATTCGTAACTTCGGCGACCACCACCTCCCGCCCCCCTCGATCGGGTTTGTGGGGCTCATGATCGCTCTTGAAACGATCGCGGTTCTGGGGCTGTGGTGGCTCGTGTGGGCGAAGGGTTCGGGCGCAACGGTGGCCGACGGCGTCACGCGCGCTCTTGGTTTCGAGCGTCTCGGTGATGCTCCGCTTGTGCCTCTCACCGTGCTCGTCGCGGGGCAGATTGTGCTCTTCCTGCTCATGCTCGGTCGCAATCGATGGGCGAGGCTCGGCCTCATGGCGCTGCTCGCGTTCGATTCTCTGACGCGCATCAGCGTGGCGGCACTTGAACCGGCGGGGGCGGCGAGTGCCTCCGAGCTTCTCGGCGTAGGCCTGAGCACCCTCGCGCTTCTCACGCTCACGTCGGATGCGGCCCGCATCTGGGTGCATACGGACCGCATCGCGTATTACGCCGCGCGCGAGAGCGCGAACGATGAAGGTTCCTCCTGCGGCGAAGATCCCGACCGAGCCTGA
- a CDS encoding M20/M25/M40 family metallo-hydrolase, whose product MPQTENPESNLPTSPRDILEALVRIDSTSHTGNLETITLLQRIFASKGVTTHVFREDDGLDANLVAVFPAKGESAGDSTDRAAKDVLGSDYGTGRGGVDRLEGESTPAHASDAARRGILIAGHTDCVPVTGQEWVSPPFEPTERDGKLYGRGTADMKGYIATFTALADRFLAAELTEPVYLAATWDEETSCNGARELVKQLDTLEIAPRIAYVGEPTMMDVITAHKSMNSFEADFRGIAAHSSLLPRGLNANRYAAMFTTWFHEEIIDRGIAEGPSDSAFLVPHITGGVNRFDGGNAINTVGAHAHLLLEYRALPSDDAIAIARRIQAKIAELDEEMKKAIPADPADPEQAKNVGASLTIRTLLYPLDCGTEGEAVQLARELGVTISPTKVTYGTESGIYEAAGMSAVVIGPGDIAQAHGANEYVALDQLDKCEAFFLALLERLSN is encoded by the coding sequence ATGCCCCAGACTGAGAACCCCGAGTCGAACCTGCCCACGAGCCCGCGCGACATCCTCGAGGCTCTCGTGCGAATCGACAGCACCTCCCACACCGGGAACCTCGAGACGATCACACTGCTGCAGCGGATCTTTGCGAGCAAGGGCGTGACGACCCACGTGTTCCGCGAAGACGACGGGCTCGATGCGAACCTCGTTGCCGTATTCCCCGCGAAGGGGGAAAGCGCTGGCGACAGCACCGATCGGGCAGCAAAGGACGTGCTCGGTAGCGACTACGGTACGGGCCGCGGGGGCGTGGATCGACTCGAGGGCGAGAGCACGCCTGCACACGCGAGCGACGCCGCACGCCGAGGCATCCTCATCGCGGGCCACACTGACTGCGTGCCCGTCACGGGACAAGAGTGGGTAAGCCCGCCCTTCGAGCCGACCGAGCGCGACGGCAAACTCTACGGCCGCGGCACGGCCGACATGAAAGGCTACATCGCGACCTTCACGGCCCTCGCCGATCGTTTCCTCGCGGCCGAGCTGACCGAACCCGTGTACCTCGCCGCGACATGGGACGAAGAAACGAGCTGCAACGGTGCGCGCGAACTCGTCAAGCAACTTGACACGCTCGAGATCGCACCGCGGATTGCCTACGTTGGCGAGCCCACGATGATGGACGTCATCACCGCCCACAAGTCCATGAACTCCTTCGAGGCCGATTTCCGGGGCATCGCCGCCCACTCGAGCCTCCTCCCCCGCGGCCTCAACGCGAACCGCTACGCGGCGATGTTCACCACCTGGTTCCACGAAGAGATCATCGACCGCGGTATCGCCGAAGGCCCGAGCGATTCCGCCTTCCTCGTCCCCCACATCACGGGCGGCGTCAACCGCTTTGACGGCGGCAACGCGATCAACACGGTCGGAGCGCACGCGCACCTTCTTCTCGAATACCGCGCCCTCCCAAGCGACGACGCGATCGCGATCGCCCGCCGCATCCAAGCGAAGATCGCCGAACTCGACGAGGAGATGAAGAAGGCAATTCCCGCCGATCCGGCCGATCCCGAGCAAGCGAAAAACGTGGGCGCGAGCCTCACGATCCGCACGCTTCTCTACCCGCTCGACTGCGGGACCGAGGGCGAGGCCGTACAGCTCGCGCGTGAACTCGGCGTGACCATCAGCCCCACGAAAGTCACCTACGGAACCGAGTCCGGCATTTACGAAGCTGCGGGCATGAGCGCCGTCGTCATCGGCCCCGGCGATATCGCCCAGGCACACGGCGCGAACGAATACGTTGCCCTCGACCAACTCGACAAGTGCGAAGCGTTCTTCCTCGCGCTTCTCGAGCGCCTGAGCAACTAA
- a CDS encoding glycerate kinase gives MRVVIAPDSFKESMSAGEAAAAIARGVRAAVPGAACTLIPVSDGGEGFTASLSSALEATRHPITVADALGRPVSAELALALEVEPPTAALEMASAAGLMHLTPDERDPWRANTRGVGELIAHALDRIGEGGRLIIGIGGSATNDGGVGMLGALGVRFFDSDGCPLHPAPSSLAGKLARIDVSGLDPRLSQVSIEVACDVTNPLLGQSGASAIFGPQKGADRTTVAKLDAFLGELVEAAEASDPVLRARAHANEPGAGAAGGLGWALRTFLGARFEPGFDLVARTVGLEQVIENADLVFTGEGAIDAQTLHGKAPAGVAALARRHGVPCVAFAGRVGEGAEVLYAHGVSALVPIVQGVTTLEEALNDGPRNLERAAATSMRLMELGKGAVHGDESG, from the coding sequence GTGAGGGTGGTAATCGCGCCCGATTCCTTTAAGGAGTCGATGAGCGCCGGGGAGGCCGCAGCGGCGATCGCCCGTGGGGTGCGTGCAGCGGTTCCGGGGGCGGCGTGCACGCTCATTCCCGTGTCCGACGGTGGCGAGGGATTCACCGCTTCCCTCTCCTCCGCTCTCGAGGCCACCCGCCATCCCATCACCGTCGCCGATGCCCTCGGCCGCCCCGTGAGCGCGGAGCTTGCCCTTGCCTTGGAAGTGGAGCCGCCCACCGCCGCCCTCGAGATGGCGAGCGCCGCGGGCCTCATGCACCTCACGCCCGATGAGCGAGACCCGTGGAGGGCGAATACGCGTGGCGTGGGGGAGCTCATTGCGCACGCCCTCGACCGGATCGGCGAGGGTGGCCGCCTCATCATCGGCATCGGCGGGTCCGCCACGAACGATGGTGGGGTGGGCATGCTCGGGGCGCTCGGCGTGCGCTTTTTTGATTCCGACGGTTGCCCGCTTCACCCCGCTCCCTCCTCACTCGCGGGAAAGCTCGCGCGTATCGATGTGAGCGGCCTCGATCCACGGCTTTCGCAGGTCAGCATCGAGGTTGCGTGCGACGTCACGAATCCGCTTCTCGGTCAAAGCGGCGCAAGCGCGATCTTTGGCCCGCAAAAGGGTGCGGATCGCACTACGGTGGCGAAGCTCGATGCTTTCCTTGGGGAACTCGTGGAGGCTGCGGAAGCGTCGGACCCCGTCCTTCGCGCCCGCGCCCACGCGAACGAACCGGGCGCCGGAGCCGCAGGCGGGCTTGGGTGGGCACTGCGAACGTTTCTCGGTGCGCGCTTCGAGCCGGGCTTCGATCTCGTCGCGCGCACGGTGGGGCTAGAGCAGGTGATCGAGAATGCTGACCTCGTGTTCACGGGTGAAGGGGCGATCGACGCACAGACGCTCCACGGCAAGGCCCCCGCGGGTGTCGCCGCTCTCGCAAGGCGCCACGGCGTGCCGTGCGTGGCGTTTGCGGGGCGCGTAGGCGAGGGCGCCGAGGTGCTTTACGCTCATGGTGTGAGCGCTCTCGTGCCGATCGTGCAGGGAGTGACGACTCTCGAAGAGGCGCTCAATGACGGTCCGCGCAACCTCGAGCGTGCAGCGGCAACCTCGATGCGACTCATGGAACTAGGAAAAGGAGCAGTTCATGGCGACGAATCAGGCTGA